A genome region from Thermoanaerobacterium xylanolyticum LX-11 includes the following:
- a CDS encoding glutamate synthase-related protein: MSLNYLTPEFKVIRDYDKCINCKVCMRQCANEVHSYDEDLGKMVADDYKCVNCQRCVVMCPTHALTIVKHPQVFRENANWTYDAIRDIYRQAETGGVLLSAMGNDRPYPIYWDKMVINASQVTNPSIDPLREPMELKIFIGRKPDKIELDENLNVKTKMPPQLTLNYPIMFSAMSYGSISYNAHASLARAAKELGIYYNTGEGGLHKDFRKYGPNTIVQVASGRFGVDREYLKTAAAVEIKIGQGAKPGIGGHLPGEKVSEDISETRMIPVGSDAISPAPHHDIYSIEDLSQLIYSLKEATDYKKPVGVKIAAVNNVAAIASGIARAGADYIAIDGFRGGTGAAPKRIRDNVGIPIEFAIASVDSRLRSEGIRHTISLIAAGSIRSSADIIKAIALGADAVYIGSAALIALGCHMCQQCYTGKCNWGIATQDPNLVKRLNPEIGYKRLINLITAWGHEIQEMLGGMGINDIESLKGNRLMLRGIGMTQKELDVLGILAAGE, encoded by the coding sequence GATAAGAGATTACGATAAATGCATAAACTGCAAAGTCTGCATGAGACAATGCGCAAATGAAGTACACAGCTACGATGAAGATTTAGGCAAAATGGTAGCTGACGATTATAAATGCGTAAATTGCCAAAGATGTGTCGTAATGTGTCCTACACATGCTTTAACAATAGTAAAACATCCTCAAGTTTTCAGAGAAAACGCCAACTGGACTTACGATGCCATAAGAGATATATACAGGCAAGCAGAAACAGGAGGAGTTCTTCTGTCAGCCATGGGAAATGACAGGCCATACCCTATTTACTGGGACAAGATGGTGATTAATGCAAGTCAGGTTACGAACCCTTCTATAGATCCATTAAGAGAACCAATGGAGTTAAAAATTTTCATAGGGAGAAAGCCAGATAAAATAGAATTAGACGAAAATTTAAACGTAAAGACAAAAATGCCTCCGCAGCTAACATTAAATTACCCTATAATGTTTTCTGCCATGTCGTATGGTTCAATAAGTTACAACGCTCACGCATCACTGGCAAGAGCAGCAAAAGAATTAGGAATATACTACAATACTGGTGAAGGCGGTCTTCATAAGGATTTTAGAAAATACGGTCCTAATACAATCGTTCAAGTAGCATCAGGTAGATTTGGAGTTGATAGGGAATACTTAAAGACTGCTGCGGCAGTTGAGATAAAGATTGGTCAAGGGGCAAAACCTGGAATTGGCGGTCATTTGCCTGGTGAAAAAGTAAGCGAGGACATTTCCGAAACAAGAATGATACCTGTAGGCAGCGACGCCATATCACCTGCACCACACCATGACATCTACTCAATTGAAGATTTAAGTCAGTTGATATATTCGCTAAAAGAAGCAACAGACTACAAAAAGCCTGTCGGTGTGAAAATAGCTGCAGTCAACAACGTGGCAGCCATAGCATCTGGCATTGCAAGAGCTGGTGCTGACTACATCGCTATAGATGGTTTTAGAGGCGGTACAGGTGCGGCTCCAAAGCGCATAAGGGATAATGTAGGCATTCCAATTGAGTTTGCCATCGCATCAGTAGATTCAAGGCTCCGCTCTGAAGGTATAAGACACACCATCTCCCTCATCGCAGCAGGCAGCATAAGAAGCAGCGCTGACATAATAAAAGCTATTGCGTTAGGCGCTGATGCAGTCTATATAGGCTCTGCGGCGCTCATCGCACTTGGTTGCCACATGTGTCAACAATGCTACACTGGAAAATGCAATTGGGGAATAGCCACTCAAGATCCTAATCTCGTAAAAAGATTAAACCCTGAAATAGGATATAAAAGGCTTATAAACCTCATTACAGCTTGGGGCCATGAGATACAGGAGATGCTTGGCGGTATGGGTATAAACGACATTGAAAGCCTAAAAGGCAACAGGCTTATGCTAAGAGGAATAGGCATGACTCAGAAAGAACTGGATGTATTAGGCATACTGGCAGCCGGAGAATAA